The window tataacaataaaggtTCTCTTGTCTCTCATCTGGAGTTTATGAACTAGAGCTCTGTTGTTGTTGACCCTTATGTAGCAGCATTTAATTGCTTCTACAGTTTTATTTGCCAAGACAACTCTATTTTTTACCTTTAGGATGACAATGCCTTCATTCccatattatttcatattatattcatttgttaaataaaacacaatataacCCAAGTTTTGTGTCCCTCACACAGGTAAGTTCTATCAACCTCTAATGCAGTAAATCACAATTGTAATATTTAACTGAAATCTTAGCTTACCTGTTTTAAGGCttattttaaatatttctctattatttaaaataataattttaccaACATCTGCATTTACTAGTAGAGTATGACTCATCAAATATTCCTGTACAAAACAAAGGCAGTTTTTATTGGAAATGGAAATATAGGTCCTTATTATAATAAAGCCcaattactattaacaatataaatcaataaatctattaaaaaaaagcCTTAACTAATTATGaaggaatgataaaaattatgcatTCCCAACATTTTAGCTCTTCATAtgtaaatagaagaaagaaaaaaaaaaaaatgcataataaaaTTTCATGGAgcaaaatatgtaaattaatttttaaaCTACTGCATGTCAACCCTTATCGATGTCCAAAACATCAGGTGATCTCTATGATTTCTATGTATAAGGCCGTCTCTATCTCTAAGAATCAGGCGATCTCAATGAAACATACTGAAGAAGTGTTTCCACTACTGACCATGGATGTCTGTCACTCTTGCATCTCTTTACAGTGGAGAGAGAGCCAGTaagcaagagaaaagaatgagatgggagggaaagagatgaaagaacaaTTGTTATACGTATTCTAATAGCAACACCAAAGAGTTTTAACAAAATAGGAAGCTTATATCATTtaacaaacatttaaaaaattgTCACCAACAAGCAGAATGCTGAAATACTGGCAGGTTGTATGGATTGTCATGCATTTGTAACTCCTAACTCCTCACTACTAACCTCTTCTAACTCATATACTAAGCCAAGAGTGTTGTATCCTGTCAACCTAACTCCAAAGGTGTGACTGCTTATGAGTAGAGTGAACGAGTACTTTTCCGCCACTTGAAAGCATGCATATATTCTGGCAATACTCTGATGATTGGGAACTTCTTGCGTATTTAGGGTGTGTTCCATTTATACATCAAGAGTAGATTGAAATAtgtatagacttttttttttactaaataatAATCAAGTATTACTTTTTAATATTCAAACAATGAGTCTCATCCTTCCTGTCTTTGCATACCTTATTTTAATCCTATTTACAGACAGCATTCCCATTTACGGGATAACATGGCTTATCAGCAGCATTTTTACATGTTGCAAATAGAGTTTTAACATAGCATCTCTCTCATATGCTTTCTTTATTACTGTAATACtctcacatttttaaaaataactctGATATAATGATATCTTTAGAATTCTTTCAGACTCAACTCATGgacaattattactataactgcaCTACCTGGGACAACTGTACTTTTAAGATTatttacaggggggggggggggggattaaaaatATTCTAAATATGGTTTAGGTTACAAAAGAAAATGTGACAGAAGGGTTTTGATACCTATTATGGAAGACTCTACAGGTATTACTGGCTTTTAGGAGCGTGAATAGGGGTGTCTTTGAAGTCCCCTTGTTAGGAAAAGTTTTCATTCTCACCGGTTAGATCAGTAAGTTCAACTACCTTTATCAATAAACTTCCATTCACTTTAAGGCTAATTCTTAGTCCTATGTAACTTTTTGGATCTGTCATTTTATAACACTGATTCATGTAATCCAAGATGCATAATTCACAAACTTCTATCGACCCCCGCCCTCTAATAAATATAGTTTATATTactacagacacaaacataaatgctataagattttcattatcaccacttATCACTTAGGCAGTTTTGATGCCATGTGGCATGGCTGATACCTAGTGTTGAACCAAATTAATACTCTATTtccaaaaatatattgtttttttttcctaacaaatTTAACAATGTATATCTTAACACTCCTGCCTTTCTCATGGTATTCCTTCAACAGCTTTAGCAAGATAACCAAAAGCTTATCAGAATGACTTatgaatgttaataatgaaaggcAGAGCAGTGATTTAACAGAATTTTCTTTGGTTATCAATCTACATTAATGGGATCATATGATTATTTATGAGGGGTGTAAAATTACATGCTACACTACGATAAGTATATTCACATGTGTCTTTACGCATAATTTTTCATAAAATGATGTGTCCTAGTGCTGATCCTACTAAAGAAATTTTATATTCTGACTGCTTAAAACCTCTTCAATattcaataatgatagtgagctACTAATACCATAAAAATAACATTCAATATACTAACAGCCTTTACTAATACCTATCTTCCACATGGCTTCTCTGCAAACAAACTAAATTTAAACAGAATGTCTttcaaaagtataataaaaaatgaatcctcatcccctcttccataTAATGATCAGAAAAGCAAGATCATATAAAATGCAAAAGCTGAAGTTATTGTGAGTTGGCTTTAGAGCAATTCAGTCTAAATTTCTTTTGATATCATCGTACATACAAACTGCactttctcattctgtttttGCTATGAAAGCTAGATACATTcaatatctaaatattttttctttctttttatttattaattcattcatctatttatttattcttttccttgCTAATCATACTGCATAGTGCTAGTTCAGTAATTTGACAAAGAAGAAAATCTGCTCGAAGTCACTGTGTAGAGAAGAAGGTTGCATGCAAATAGAAATCAGTCAGCTTACAAAGCTATTTGTTCTACCATCATCATGGTTATCTTCTTGAAAAAATTACACTATTTGTCATTCAGAACAATTAGCAAGTTCCTCTATCACCACAACTATGAGCTAAACATCTATTTTTAACTTTAACAAATACACAACACCAACATGATGCTGCAAATCTACAAACATTATTTCAAACCATGAATAAACTGCCAGATTCAACAGCACAATTGGCACTCTCTAAGATCTAGTCTTCAATGAAACAAAACAGAGGTAAAAATCAAAGGGGTATCACACAGGGCTACAAATTTTCATCACTTGACCATTGGGTATTCTAATCCCCAGCATTTCTATCTGTACTTCCTACCCAATGACACAGTGTACCCACATCCCCTGCTCTAGTACATATAGATGGGACATTAACAACAGagatgaaaaatgagaaaaggtagTATGGTTGCCCTCCATGAACTTTGAATTGGAAGAGGCAATTAAAGAGATGTGTAAAAATTGATTGCCGAGAAGTAGGTATTATATGGTGTACATTCCAGCAGACATGGTGTGTTGCTTATATAATCTTTATTTAGGGAGATGTCAAAATGAATAATAACTAACAAAATAACAGATTTGATTGTCTTTTTCAAAATAATTccaatagatatgtgtgtgcatgtgcgtgtgcatgtgcgtgtgcgtgtgcgtgtgcgtgtgcgtgtgcgtgtgcgtgtgcgtgtgcgtgtgcgtgtgcgtgtgcgtgtgcgtgtgcatgtgcatgtgtgtgtgtctgtgcatgtgtgtgtgcacatttttgtttatttgtatggatAGCAAAATGTCCTTTGAAAGTATTTCCTTATATATTACCATTAATTCAGGTTTCCATGCAACTTGAATAGAGCCCACAAATAGTATTTGGGGCACTCAGTTCTGGCTCAATCTCTGGCCACCAAGACTAGGCTGCCCACAACACCAAGAAAAACATGGTCAGAGCACCTTATGACCATTATACAGAATTCTAAGCCCTGTATGATATCCCTTTACATTCCTTTACATATCATTTACACTAACTTAATTTAATCACTGAACTTTCAAACTGAGACTCTGATTACTTagcaaaagaataaataaaaggaaataataaaaaaaaaaataataataataaactaaatataaaaagcaaaaaaattatacatatatatataaacaattctgAACTTAAGATACATCAAACTACTCCATACCAAAATAAGCAATACTTACACCACTGATGAACGGAAGGTTGAGTATCTGACCAATCACTGGCATACGGCGCAAGAAATTTACTGCAACTGGGAAGAATCCGCTGCACATGAAGAGAAAATGCATCAGACCATAAGGTATTACAAAAACAGCATACACACTTCCTAAATAAAATCTTAACAGTAATGAAATGGTAAATAACTTGCCGTCTATTTACCTGACTACGGTAGTTTTTTCCTTATCagcaataatcaaaattattataccTGCTAGACATGAAACTTCAATACTTACCTGAACAGTATTACAAAACCATACACTTCCACACACATGCCAATTAAGGGCCAGCCAAGCAAGACAGTCAGGATCCCTCCAAAGAAAGCTCCAGAGCCTTTCCACTTGTGGCGTTGGAAGAAAAAGCGGAATGTGCGTTCCAAGCCAACCACAAATGCGAGGCCCGCCAAGAACAGGATCTGTAACAGGGATTTGGGTTATCCATTTTACTAGGTGTTAACGTGTATATTGCCCTGCaaaagtttttcttcttttttctgaaaAGTGGAATTTCCTGCCTAATAGGgaactttttctttccttattttctaatAAAAGTCCACTtctgatataaagataataaaggacAGGAGATTATATCCATCCATGCATACCCTTAAACTTGATCATGAAAAATCTTGTCTTGTCTTTATTCTGACTTCATAACAACTGTCTTTATTACAAAACATACCTTATAACTTCTATTGTTTAagtgtacaaaaaagaaaaaaaatctacacacagACTTACATTGCCAATGGCTAAGAGTCCTTTATCAAAGAAGAGGATAACTCCAAGGAAGATAAAGGTGACCCCAAACGCGGCAAACCCTACCCCGATCtctgaaaaatacaaaaagatatgTTATTACCCAAGTATATCAATACTGCTTTTCCATAATCTTATTATCAAAGAGAACAAAGATGTATAAACAGCATATTGCCTCTCTTATTAGACATTACTTTTACTTTCAATATGAAGACTGATATTACATTCATTTATGACATGCGTGATTCATGGAGAGGTTTGATTACAGCACAACCAGCTGATGAACAACAAAAGTTGAACTAAAATATCAGTAGAGAAAATCCATATAGATAAAAACTGCATACAAGGCATAGGAGCAAGACATATCATAATGTGTGTTTCTCCATCTAGAGGGTACAGgaacatttttttccatttactgTCAATGAAGATACCAAGAGATAAGGCATTAATCAGTGAGGAGATATGGATGAAAAACAGACATGAATGGTTCTTGGCCAGTAACTTACAACTAACTGTAATAGTATTAAAAGAAATTTCATAACCAAAACTTCTTTGCAAGTATGTGAAAATTACATGTTATTTAGGAATTCAGGATGTAAGATAACAATATATGCCATGAAAAGGATACATACAATGTTTTCTCTGCCTTGTACCACAATACTATTGTACGCACATATAAAATTTGATTACAGGAGGTAATTTAAACCCAATTGGTAAAAGGACATGGTCATCCTTAACACTCAGACCCAAAAATATTTCCATGCTATTTCCTGAAACAATCTgcaaaaaatcatgataaaagaaACTAAACCATACTCTAGCAAACAATTACAACAAATCTAAAGGTAAGAGTTACAGCAAAAGCAAAAGTAGtatatctaatatttttttttttacatcttaggTAATATGCCACTGACTAAGTCCCCAAAACAATGtcacaaaattaa of the Penaeus chinensis breed Huanghai No. 1 chromosome 18, ASM1920278v2, whole genome shotgun sequence genome contains:
- the LOC125034520 gene encoding vesicle transport protein GOT1B-like isoform X1, which gives rise to MIQITDTQKIGVGFAAFGVTFIFLGVILFFDKGLLAIGNILFLAGLAFVVGLERTFRFFFQRHKWKGSGAFFGGILTVLLGWPLIGMCVEVYGFVILFSGFFPVAVNFLRRMPVIGQILNLPFISGFVDRIGGDSKMNV
- the LOC125034520 gene encoding vesicle transport protein GOT1B-like isoform X2, whose translation is MIQITDTQKIGVGFAAFGVTFIFLGVILFFDKGLLAIGNILFLAGLAFVVGLERTFRFFFQRHKWKGSGAFFGGILTVLLGWPLIGMCVEVYGFVILFSGFFPVAVNFLRRMPVIGQILNLPFISGLLPPDSSS